The following proteins come from a genomic window of Pseudochaenichthys georgianus chromosome 19, fPseGeo1.2, whole genome shotgun sequence:
- the mrm1 gene encoding rRNA methyltransferase 1, mitochondrial codes for MWVNSIAHQQRLLLVWARRLYKPESISRVDSYHVSASVLCSEDSSSKPVLKRRRRVSINSSGVQHQPGESDRWHTQERTVIKEPNQRSWVDSRMSSELRRLSMEDFPEEKKERLDGEKREKERVVGEKKKERFGGERKERFGGERKERFVGERKERPVGERKEWPVGERNKSSMDSKAEKYEVVFGIAPCVLALTQGRRKPRKLFVKDGEASHRASVLNVCEEAHRRGVQIQRVSKNDLDKMSSGRVHQGVCLQASPLGYLTEDRDSKPNAGDTPLWLVLEKIQDPMNLGAILRSAYFLGVDRVVSSLHDSCPLSPVVSKASSGAMEVIGVYGYENLEDMLKMKMAQGWQVVGTVGAEGEESQVPITLCSDFKVTKPTVLLMGGEGEGLSQQLLSLCQTLLTIPAGRELFPGIESLNVSVASGILLYSLLSSRRPAR; via the exons ATGTGGGTAAATAGCATTGCACATCAGCAGAGGTTGCTACTGGTTTGGGCTAGAAGATTATACAAACCGGAATCAATCTCAAGAGTGGACTCTTATCATGTCTCAGCCTCTGTGCTGTGCTCAGAGGACAGCAGCAGCAAACCTGTGCTGAAGAGACGACGCAGAGTTTCAATAAACTCCTCCGGGGTCCAACACCAACCTGGGGAATCGGATCGATGGCACACACAGGAGAG AACTGTGATAAAGGAGCCGAATCAGAGGAGCTGGGTTGACAGCAGAATGTCATCTGAACTCAGGAGACTGAGTATGGAGGATTTCCCTGAGGAGAAAAAAGAGAGGCTAGACGGAGAGAAAAGGGAGAAGGAGAGGGTGGtgggagagaagaagaaggagaggtttgggggagagaggaaggagaggtttgggggagagaggaaggagaggtttgtgggagagaggaaggagaggcCGGTTGGAGAGAGGAAGGAGTGGCCGGTTGGAGAGAGGAATAAGTCATCAATGGactccaaagcagagaaatatGAGGTTGTTTTTGGCATCGCTCCCTGTGTCCTGGCTCTCACTCAGGGTAGAAGAAAGCCCCGTAAACTGTTTGTAAAAGATGGCGAGGCCTCTCACAGGGCGTCTGTGTTAAATGTGTGTGAGGAGGCTCATCGGCGAGGAGTACAAATCCAGCGGGTCAGTAAGAACGATCTGGACAAGATGTCTTCTGGGCGAGTGCATCAGGGAGTGTGTCTGCAGGCAAGTCCTCTGGGCTATCTCACTGAAGACAGAGACTCTAAACCCAACGCGGGGGACACTCCTCTCTGGCTCGTTCTGGAGAAAATTCAAGACCCCATGAATCTCGGTGCCATACTACGTTCGGCGTATTTTCTCGGCGTGGACAGAGTTGTCAGCAGCCTTCATGATAGCTGTCCCTTGTCTCCAGTGGTCAGCAAGGCCAGCTCAGGCGCCATGGAGGTGATTGGGGTGTACGGATACGAAAACCTCGAGGACATGCTGAAGATGAAGATGGCGCAGGGCTGGCAGGTGGTGGGCACGGTGGGAGCTGAAGGGGAGGAGTCCCAGGTTCCTATCACCCTGTGTTCAGACTTTAAAGTGACCAAACCCACGGTGTTGTTGATGGGGGGTGAGGGGGAGGGACTGTCCCAGCAGCTGCTCTCTCTGTGCCAAACACTTCTAACCATCCCCGCCGGCAGAGAGCTGTTCCCGGGGATCGAGTCTCTCAACGTCTCTGTAGCTTCAGGCATTCTGCTCTACTCTCTGCTGTCCTCCAGGAGGCCCGCCAGATGA